Proteins encoded by one window of Clostridium perfringens:
- a CDS encoding bifunctional ADP-dependent NAD(P)H-hydrate dehydratase/NAD(P)H-hydrate epimerase: MEICSSNSIRNMDKDYIEKFNMPSIVLMENAIIKFLENIDLTKESFTIISGRGNNGGDALGIARHLLNKGKKVYVHILEKEKEGSVDYKTNLTILEKLGCYIKGISNNKDLEILKNNIINSEILIDGIFGTGLNKEISGIYFEAIKCINENSKFTVSIDVPSGINSDDGSICEIAVKANETISFQVYKLGFLNYKSFEYLGDLKIVDIGIPKCIVYKNSDNMRFTDREYIRNKFPYRNKYGHKGTYGRSLIFAGHKGFIGAAYMVGQAAIKTGAGLVTVFTHKDVQSELSIKLNEGMTGTYNSKEEYEEFIGGANVIAFGPGMGNNDLTFEVLNNICNLYSGTLVIDADGINVLERKKSILKEFKGDIVLTPHPGEMARLLGIEIKDVERDRIGIAKDFAKENGVTVLLKGYNTIITDGDKVFVNPTGNSAMASGGMGDTLTGIITSLISQGVNSFDAAILGAYIHGYIGDELSKENFTVSAMEIIKNIPNKIKELISF, from the coding sequence TAAAGAAAGTTTTACTATTATTTCTGGAAGAGGCAATAATGGTGGTGATGCCTTAGGTATTGCAAGACATCTATTAAATAAAGGTAAAAAAGTTTATGTACATATATTAGAGAAAGAAAAAGAGGGGTCTGTAGATTATAAAACTAATCTTACTATATTAGAAAAGCTAGGTTGCTATATAAAGGGTATCTCTAATAATAAGGATTTAGAGATACTAAAAAATAACATAATAAATAGTGAAATACTTATTGATGGTATTTTTGGAACTGGACTTAATAAGGAGATTTCTGGAATATATTTTGAGGCTATAAAATGTATAAATGAAAATAGTAAATTTACAGTTTCTATAGATGTTCCATCAGGTATAAATTCAGATGATGGTAGTATTTGTGAAATAGCTGTTAAGGCTAATGAAACTATAAGTTTTCAGGTTTATAAATTAGGATTTTTAAATTACAAAAGCTTTGAATATTTAGGCGATTTAAAAATTGTAGATATAGGAATACCTAAGTGTATAGTTTATAAAAACTCAGATAATATGAGATTTACAGATAGAGAGTACATAAGAAATAAATTTCCTTATAGAAATAAATATGGTCATAAAGGTACATATGGAAGATCCTTGATATTTGCTGGACATAAAGGATTTATTGGAGCTGCTTACATGGTAGGGCAAGCAGCCATAAAGACTGGAGCTGGTTTAGTTACAGTTTTTACTCATAAAGATGTCCAAAGTGAATTATCTATTAAGTTAAACGAAGGAATGACAGGAACATATAATTCTAAAGAAGAATACGAAGAATTTATTGGTGGGGCAAATGTAATTGCTTTTGGTCCAGGTATGGGTAATAATGATTTAACATTTGAAGTGTTAAATAATATATGCAATCTTTATAGTGGAACTCTTGTCATAGATGCAGATGGAATCAATGTGTTAGAGAGAAAAAAATCCATTTTAAAAGAATTTAAAGGGGACATAGTATTAACACCGCATCCAGGAGAGATGGCAAGATTATTAGGTATAGAGATTAAAGATGTTGAAAGAGATAGAATTGGAATTGCTAAGGATTTTGCAAAAGAAAATGGAGTTACAGTTCTATTAAAAGGATATAATACAATAATAACTGATGGGGATAAAGTATTTGTGAATCCTACTGGAAATAGTGCTATGGCATCAGGGGGAATGGGAGATACATTAACAGGAATTATAACTTCATTAATATCTCAAGGAGTAAATAGTTTTGATGCGGCTATTTTAGGAGCATATATACATGGATACATAGGTGATGAATTATCCAAGGAGAATTTCACAGTAAGTGCTATGGAAATTATAAAAAATATTCCTAATAAAATTAAAGAATTGATTAGCTTTTAG